One window of the Choristoneura fumiferana chromosome 18, NRCan_CFum_1, whole genome shotgun sequence genome contains the following:
- the LOC141438461 gene encoding uncharacterized protein — protein MPAAKCDACGKFTAAYDAVGCAACSRSFHYQCLSIASDEFKKLPKDARKVRKCYVCKTEERSIKTPTRGPSGPTNKNVGTATVRGSDHAPPAGAATAVPLEPPPTTVTDTAEFSPEQPKPNYTTELEKRLTDLIKISHDSLKAEVGRIIKAEIARHSAAVTEELNHKIVLLEEKSERIQELEKMVTASEERILQLEKDFGSHQQWLRMNNLEVSGVPELANESPSDITIQIARHAGVTLQPDDIEFAHRVQPVQTQTDRPKNIVVKLRRRSLKDKILSGLKKSRGVNTADIGIGGDSRKIFVHDHLTPANKFLLKNCKKICSEKGYEYVWVKNCSIYVRKADKQPYIHVRSALDFRKIA, from the coding sequence atGCCCGCTGCTAAATGTGATGCTTGCGGTAAATTTACCGCTGCTTATGATGCTGTAGGCTGCGCCGCTTGCTCTCGTAGCTTCCACTATCAATGCTTATCTATAGCTAGTGACGAGTTTAAGAAGCTGCCCAAAGATGCTAGGAAGGTCAGGAAATGCTATGTTTGTAAAACGGAAGAGAGGAGCATTAAAACACCCACTCGCGGGCCGTCCGGGCCGACAAATAAAAATGTCGGTACGGCGACGGTTCGCGGATCGGACCATGCGCCGCCGGCCGGTGCCGCGACTGCCGTTCCTCTCGAACCTCCGCCTACAACTGTAACCGATACAGCTGAGTTTTCTCCTGAACAACCTAAACCTAACTATACAACAGAGTTAGAGAAACGCTTGACAGACTTAATTAAAATCTCACATGACTCTTTAAAGGCCGAAGTGGGAAGAATAATTAAGGCGGAGATAGCTAGGCACAGTGCCGCCGTTACTGAGGAGTTGAATCATAAAATTGTACTTCTGGAGGAGAAATCTGAACGGATTCAAGAATTGGAAAAGATGGTTACGGCGTCAGAAGAACGCATTTTGCAGCTTGAGAAAGATTTCGGTTCACATCAGCAGTGGCTACGCATGAACAACTTGGAGGTGTCCGGCGTGCCGGAATTGGCAAACGAGTCCCCTAGTGATATCACTATTCAAATTGCTAGGCATGCGGGTGTTACACTTCAACCGGATGATATCGAGTTTGCGCATCGTGTTCAACCCGTGCAGACGCAAACTGACAGACCGAAGAACATCGTGGTCAAATTGAGGCGACGCagtttaaaagataaaatattgtcCGGTTTGAAAAAAAGCCGTGGAGTCAACACTGCGGACATCGGCATTGGTGGAGACTCAAGGAAAATTTTTGTACATGACCATTTGACCCCAGCAAATAAGTTTCTATTAAAGAATTGCAAAAAGATCTGTTCGGAAAAAGGTTACGAGTACGTTTGGGTAAAGAACTGCAGCATATACGTGCGGAAAGCTGACAAGCAACCATACATTCATGTTAGATCCGCCCTGGACTTTCGTAAAATCGCCTAG